The following coding sequences lie in one Acidimicrobiales bacterium genomic window:
- a CDS encoding S8 family serine peptidase: MTGRRLPAWARPSEDVRLAGPASLDDLSAAWAWGGATGLGVRVAVVDSGVDADHEALDGRVDEDGGVEVVAGADGGVEVRAGPHRDSFGHGTACAGIVHAIAPDATITSVKVLGDRLGATGAAFARGLEWAVAARFDVINLSLGTSRRDLALRFHDLCDDAYFHGSLIVTAASNTGRPSYPSTYASVASVACNLARDPFRFHFNPDPPTEFLARGVDVEAPWRAGTRVRTTGNSYAAATLTGIAALVRSKHPDLRPFQLKTVLWATAANVLEAGREAPARSLSRSLARRGAGGGRR, encoded by the coding sequence GTGACCGGCCGGCGGCTGCCGGCCTGGGCGCGCCCCTCCGAGGACGTGCGCCTCGCGGGGCCGGCATCGCTCGACGACCTGTCGGCGGCGTGGGCGTGGGGCGGCGCCACCGGCCTGGGGGTGCGCGTCGCCGTCGTCGACAGCGGGGTGGACGCCGACCACGAGGCGCTGGACGGCCGGGTGGACGAGGACGGCGGCGTCGAGGTCGTCGCCGGCGCCGACGGCGGGGTCGAGGTGCGCGCCGGGCCCCACCGCGACTCGTTCGGCCACGGGACGGCGTGCGCCGGGATCGTCCACGCCATCGCGCCCGACGCGACCATCACCAGCGTCAAGGTGCTCGGCGACCGCCTCGGCGCCACGGGCGCGGCGTTCGCCCGGGGGCTCGAGTGGGCCGTCGCCGCCCGCTTCGACGTGATCAACCTGTCGCTCGGGACCTCCCGGCGGGACCTCGCGCTGCGGTTCCACGACCTGTGCGACGACGCCTACTTCCACGGGTCGCTGATCGTCACGGCGGCGAGCAACACCGGCCGGCCGAGCTACCCGTCGACGTACGCGTCGGTGGCCAGCGTCGCCTGCAACCTGGCCAGGGACCCGTTCCGCTTCCACTTCAACCCCGACCCGCCGACCGAGTTCCTGGCCCGGGGGGTGGACGTCGAGGCCCCGTGGCGGGCGGGGACGAGGGTGCGCACGACCGGGAACTCGTACGCGGCGGCAACGCTCACCGGCATCGCCGCCCTCGTGCGGTCCAAGCACCCGGACCTGCGGCCGTTCCAGCTGAAGACCGTGCTGTGGGCGACGGCCGCCAACGTGCTCGAGGCCGGCCGCGAGGCGCCGGCCCGGTCGCTCAGCCGGTCGCTCGCCCGCCGCGGGGCCGGTGGAGGGCGTCGTTGA
- a CDS encoding GAF domain-containing protein, translated as MTRRSDRPPAGWSTVLDVIVRGAIEATEASSGCVLLVEGGELVVAASAGREGWEPAVREPAGYVVASAQPIALSPSGAGPAGAGAALGGATSVLCVPCPHGDAVVGALAVVDKADGASFAYEDLELATLLAGVAGAVLAVARGPA; from the coding sequence GTGACCCGGAGGTCGGACCGGCCGCCGGCCGGGTGGTCGACGGTCCTCGACGTCATCGTGCGCGGCGCCATCGAGGCGACCGAGGCGTCGTCCGGGTGCGTGCTCCTGGTGGAGGGCGGGGAGCTGGTGGTGGCGGCGTCGGCCGGCCGGGAGGGCTGGGAGCCGGCGGTGCGCGAGCCGGCCGGCTACGTGGTCGCCTCGGCCCAGCCGATCGCCCTGTCGCCGTCGGGGGCCGGGCCGGCCGGGGCGGGCGCCGCGCTCGGGGGCGCCACCAGCGTGCTGTGCGTCCCGTGCCCGCACGGCGACGCCGTCGTCGGCGCGCTGGCGGTCGTCGACAAGGCCGACGGCGCCAGCTTCGCCTACGAGGACCTGGAGCTGGCCACCCTGCTCGCCGGCGTGGCCGGCGCCGTCCTCGCGGTGGCGCGGGGCCCGGCGTGA
- a CDS encoding sigma-70 family RNA polymerase sigma factor — protein MDEGDVQARDGAWVEAVLAGDVQAFSELYREYAPVVRRIALDHVHDAQTADDVVSETFVRALERLATLESPGRFRQWLTTIARNHARDVLRRRQVEGPAAADDGVPEPRAAALGPEELAELAELAELVDGAVVGLTRKDAVAVTMMTGLGFSSTDVAAALALTPGAAKVAAHRARRRLRQSLVLRVLVRARATDCPELHRLIAEGDHVRAARHADACATCRTAAAVEISLYELEPDDPDATVPEGLDQGPGHGGGPPRDEAEP, from the coding sequence ATGGACGAGGGGGACGTCCAGGCGAGGGACGGCGCGTGGGTCGAGGCCGTCCTGGCCGGCGACGTCCAGGCCTTCTCCGAGCTCTACCGCGAGTACGCGCCGGTCGTGCGCCGGATCGCGCTCGACCACGTCCACGACGCCCAGACCGCCGACGACGTCGTGTCGGAGACGTTCGTCCGGGCCCTCGAGCGGCTGGCGACGCTCGAGTCCCCCGGCCGGTTCCGCCAGTGGCTGACGACCATCGCCAGGAACCACGCGCGGGACGTGCTGCGGCGCCGCCAGGTGGAGGGGCCGGCCGCCGCCGACGACGGCGTGCCCGAGCCGCGGGCGGCGGCGCTCGGCCCCGAGGAGCTGGCCGAGCTGGCCGAGCTGGCCGAGCTGGTCGACGGCGCGGTCGTCGGCCTCACCAGGAAGGACGCCGTGGCCGTGACGATGATGACCGGCCTCGGGTTCTCCTCGACCGACGTCGCCGCCGCCCTCGCGCTCACGCCCGGCGCGGCGAAGGTGGCCGCCCACCGCGCCCGGCGCCGGCTGCGCCAGTCGCTCGTCCTCCGGGTGCTGGTCCGGGCGCGCGCCACGGACTGCCCCGAGCTCCACCGCCTGATCGCGGAGGGCGACCACGTGCGGGCCGCCCGGCACGCGGACGCGTGCGCGACGTGCCGCACCGCCGCCGCCGTCGAGATCAGCCTCTACGAGCTAGAGCCCGACGACCCGGACGCCACCGTCCCTGAGGGCCTCGACCAGGGACCCGGGCACGGCGGCGGCCCTCCACGCGACGAGGCCGAACCCTGA
- a CDS encoding RIO1 family regulatory kinase/ATPase, with amino-acid sequence MHAAWLIAEPEPYEEYDLGPLKTGKEADVFLVERVAPDGRSCLLAHKRYRPRAVRHKGDLEALGFQRAASFVHDRAYRDGRTLSKSRDRRAAAKGTAWGRTVLRAGWSDNEFDMLQRLAGAGVTVPLPVERTGDGVLMQYLGDRTRAAPRLVHAGLDRAGLVRAAGLLVDDLRRMVAAGIVHADLSVFNLLWWDGRLWVIDVPQAVEVGTNLQAFDLLHRDVTNVATWFRARGVPFDADEVFAELVAL; translated from the coding sequence ATGCACGCGGCATGGCTCATCGCCGAACCGGAGCCGTACGAGGAGTACGACCTCGGCCCCTTGAAGACCGGCAAGGAGGCGGACGTGTTCCTCGTGGAGCGCGTCGCCCCGGACGGGCGGTCCTGCCTCCTCGCCCACAAGCGCTACCGCCCGAGGGCCGTGCGCCACAAGGGCGACCTGGAGGCGCTCGGCTTCCAGCGCGCCGCCTCGTTCGTCCACGACCGCGCCTACCGCGACGGCCGGACCCTGTCGAAGAGCAGGGACCGGCGCGCCGCGGCCAAGGGCACGGCGTGGGGCCGCACCGTGCTGCGGGCCGGGTGGAGCGACAACGAGTTCGACATGCTCCAGCGGCTCGCCGGCGCGGGCGTCACCGTCCCCCTGCCGGTCGAGCGGACGGGGGACGGGGTGCTCATGCAGTACCTCGGCGACCGCACGCGGGCGGCGCCCCGGCTGGTGCACGCCGGCCTCGACCGGGCCGGGCTCGTCCGGGCGGCCGGCCTGCTCGTCGACGACCTGCGCCGGATGGTCGCCGCCGGCATCGTCCACGCCGACCTCTCGGTGTTCAACCTGCTGTGGTGGGACGGCCGGCTCTGGGTCATCGACGTCCCCCAGGCCGTCGAGGTCGGCACCAACCTCCAGGCCTTCGACCTGCTCCACCGCGACGTCACCAACGTGGCGACCTGGTTCCGGGCCAGGGGCGTCCCCTTCGACGCCGACGAGGTGTTCGCCGAGCTCGTCGCGCTCTGA
- a CDS encoding alternative oxidase has protein sequence MAIAGEDHVGPVSRAIAQRAPFGPMEHLDHDRLVAEQQASLRSPRRRHSLSARLLFAIMDLLYGRERTLEKFRVLELVARVPYQAWENVAYVAVTHTASQPRFARRVFDRVRTSRFEQDNEQWHLLILEELTSGGPRRSFVRSRVVPQVLAFAYYQLSWMMFAVRPAWSYRLNADFEDHAEHEYAHLVEEHPEWEQVPYQGEFTADFGAYDSLADVFRQIGYDERLHRLESEARMAAPRFG, from the coding sequence ATGGCCATTGCCGGCGAGGACCACGTCGGCCCGGTGAGCCGGGCGATCGCGCAGCGCGCCCCGTTCGGGCCGATGGAGCACCTCGACCACGACCGCCTCGTCGCCGAGCAGCAGGCGTCGCTCCGGTCGCCCCGCCGGCGCCACTCGCTGAGCGCCCGGCTCCTGTTCGCGATCATGGACCTGCTGTACGGCAGGGAGCGCACCCTCGAGAAGTTCCGGGTGCTCGAGCTGGTCGCCCGGGTGCCGTACCAGGCGTGGGAGAACGTCGCCTACGTGGCCGTCACCCACACCGCCTCGCAGCCCCGGTTCGCCCGCCGCGTGTTCGACCGGGTCCGCACCAGCCGCTTCGAGCAGGACAACGAGCAGTGGCACCTGCTGATCCTCGAGGAGCTGACCTCGGGCGGCCCCCGGCGGTCGTTCGTGCGCAGCCGGGTCGTCCCCCAGGTGCTGGCCTTCGCCTACTACCAGCTGTCCTGGATGATGTTCGCCGTCCGCCCCGCCTGGTCGTACCGGCTGAACGCCGACTTCGAGGACCACGCCGAGCACGAGTACGCCCACCTCGTCGAGGAGCACCCCGAGTGGGAGCAGGTGCCCTACCAGGGCGAGTTCACCGCCGACTTCGGCGCCTACGACTCCCTCGCCGACGTGTTCCGCCAGATCGGCTACGACGAGCGCCTGCACCGCCTGGAGAGCGAGGCCCGGATGGCGGCGCCCCGGTTCGGCTGA
- a CDS encoding TfoX/Sxy family protein has protein sequence MPRDDELADRVRLLVGAEPGVTEQRMFGGIAFLVGGNLAVSASGQGGLLVRADRAAFDELVATTPAEPMEMRGRPMRGWLRVGGEHVRTDADLARWVGIGVGHARSLPAKPGP, from the coding sequence GTGCCGCGCGACGACGAGCTGGCCGACCGGGTCCGCCTCCTGGTCGGCGCCGAGCCGGGGGTGACCGAGCAGCGCATGTTCGGCGGCATCGCCTTCCTCGTCGGCGGCAACCTGGCGGTGTCGGCCAGCGGGCAGGGCGGGCTGCTGGTGCGGGCCGACCGGGCGGCGTTCGACGAGCTCGTCGCCACGACGCCGGCCGAGCCGATGGAGATGCGAGGCCGGCCCATGCGCGGGTGGCTGAGGGTGGGCGGCGAGCACGTCCGGACCGACGCCGACCTGGCCAGGTGGGTCGGGATCGGCGTCGGCCACGCCCGCTCGCTGCCGGCCAAGCCGGGACCCTGA